Proteins co-encoded in one Cercospora beticola chromosome 7, complete sequence genomic window:
- a CDS encoding uncharacterized protein (MEROPS:MER0034745), giving the protein MKGSILAWYLSLKLRLLLDALTNIMRASALPVALLGTTALATEPVVKVLNGSYSGIYLPQYQQDIFLGIPYAQDTGGQNRFLVPQTLNETWQDVRPATSYSHACPSYDPNDAIYGMSENCLSINIVRPHGIPEDQNLPVMLWIHGGSYQVGTTGRPDYNLTFIVEKSIQIGKPIIGASINYRKGGWGNQYSIEIQGSGNANLALRDMRKGLSWISENIAAFGGNKDSVTIWGESSGSFAVGQLLLSYGGKTDGLFHRSIQESGSATTAWYNGTDWYQPIYNDLVDNTNCTDAPDTLACLRTLEYDKIFPFLNNSNVAGPGWYPTVDGDVIPNFPTILLEEGRFAHVPHLYGSTSDEGTDNVIPGIDTDEELRYHLLYNTGFQFPNSTVSRILDLYPDDPTQGVPINTGTERFAEYGQQYKRAAAIIGDVFYHAPRLSDAQYYAQHSPTYIYRFNTRPWLKSTGTLALPHKGVQHFSEVAFVFNNPDFVGPYPEYQALSEQISAQWINFAWCGHPNGEGLPHWPLYNESQAGQNLVLQSESQGGNYVEEDTYRLEGREYLTKWARRRHV; this is encoded by the exons ATGAAAGGTAGTATATTAGCCTGGTACCTATCGCTGAAGCTGAGGCTTCTCCTTGACGCTCTCACCAATATCATGCGAGCGTCTGCATTGCCCGTAGCCCTCCTGGGCACCACAGCCCTCGCCACAGAGCCCGTAGTCAAAGTTCTGAATGGCTCATATTCCGGCATATACCTTCCACAGTACCAACAAGACATCTTTCTCGGCATACCATACGCCCAAGACACAGGAGGTCAGAATAGGTTCCTTGTACCTCAAACACTGAACGAAACATGGCAAGACGTTCGCCCGGCCACATCCTACAGCCATGCCTGTCCCAGCTACGATCCCAACGATGCCATCTACGGCATGAGTGAGAACTGCCTGAGCATCAATATCGTTCGCCCTCATGGCATACCTGAAGATCAAAACTTACCAGTCATGCTCTGGATTCACGGAGGAAGTTATCAAGTCGGTACGACAGGACGTCCTGATTACAATCTCACCTTCATCGTGGAGAAGTCAATTCAGATCGGCAAACCAATTATTGGAGCTTCCATCAATTATCGAAAAGGCGGCTGGGGAAACCAGTACAGCATCGAAATTCAAGGCTCGGGAAACGCGAATCTCGCGCTTCGGGACATGCGCAAAGGCCTCAGCTGGATCTCTGAGAATATTGCCGCTTTTGGAGGCAACAAGGACTCTGTCACGATATGGGGCGAGAGCTCTGGCTCCTTCGCTGTAGGTCAGCTCCTGCTCAGTTATGGTGGCAAGACCGATGGCCTATTCCATCGCTCGATACAAGAATCGGGTTCCGCTACAACTGCTTGGTATAATGGAACTGATTGGTATCAACCGATCTACAATGATCTCGTGGACAACACGAATTGCACTGATGCGCCTGATACATTGGCTTGCTTGCGAACTTTGGAATACGATAAGATCTTTCCCTTTCTGAACAACTCCAATGTCGCAGGTCCTGGCTGGTATCCCACTGTGGATGGTGATGTGATTCCTAACTTCCCAACAATCTTGCTTGAGGAGGGGCGCTTTGCCCACGTTCCACACTTATACGGAAGCACTTCAGATGAAGGTACCGATAACGT TATTCCTGGCATCGACACAGACGAAGAACTCCGCTACCACCTCCTGTACAACACAGGCTTCCAATTTCCCAACTCCACAGTCTCCCGAATCCTAGACCTGTACCCAGACGATCCAACTCAAGGCGTGCCCATCAACACCGGCACCGAACGTTTCGCGGAGTACGGCCAACAATACAAACGCGCCGCCGCCATAATCGGCGACGTCTTCTATCACGCTCCTCGTTTGTCCGATGCCCAATACTATGCTCAGCACTCTCCCACCTACATTTACCGTTTCAATACCCGTCCCTGGCTCAAGAGCACCGGCACGTTGGCTCTACCGCATAAAGGCGTCCAGCACTTCAGCGAAGTGGCTTTCGTGTTCAATAATCCAGATTTCGTAGGCCCCTACCCGGAATATCAGGCGCTAAGTGAGCAGATCAGCGCGCAGTGGATCAATTTTGCGTGGTGTGGACATCCGAATGGAGAGGGGTTGCCGCATTGGCCATTGTATAATGAAAGTCAGGCGGGACAGAATTTGGTCTTGCAGAGTGAGTCTCAAGGCGGGAATTATGTGGAGGAAGATACATATCGGCTAGAAGGTCGGGAGTATTTGACAAAGTGGGCAAGGAGAAGACATGTGTGA
- a CDS encoding uncharacterized protein (BUSCO:EOG09260779) has protein sequence MLAKAALKAAKLALDNKQYDLAIEHANSVLCSDPQNHFARLFLGRALEKQGKYDEAASIYHSAAKAKPDDSQAWQGLVSVYKAQGSKKVDDYREAAVKVAEHFINSDDINRAQSTVDELTAFTKQYGTSAHNKKVLEVMLPGSSIYDALEGRIPRASHTLTRLIEITETEEAERIKKEINERRTRIGAKVGQVTVEVKREVFTNSDLENLYQQLINWSTDDEVRREYEEKLLQRAYDTLVVLPLDQKAAKLDQVLTLAEGMVIIHHPFRLAWDLVLESRDMDDLKDLDAGILREYVALFEKSGLARIFEGWLTSELSPFPPAPKAEGDEPVKEIAPEDRLLLFTEGLSDAEQSPFAHRLVGDYYLHLEEHASAADTARNGLKVAQIESNKLGLGLQNTRDALNAVLGTSLVHHQAPRNHPEAKRLFEDILQRKPKFTSALIGLGLILEETEDYQDAINFFLRALEEDKGNVRVGTELAWCRALSSDYAQALKELEDFLQMMRADDPRTRDLRALTIYRIGVCLWESDTSKAARKDRNRGYSRFLSAIKTNVNFAPAYTKLGIYYNDYAKDRKRARQCFQKAFELFAGEVEAAERLAQLFADQGDWDIVEVVAQRVVDSGKARPPPGSKKKGISWPYSALGVVQMNKQEYQQAIVSFLAALRISPDDYQSYVGLGESYHNSGRYNSALRTFTYALDPHDDTKLKINGETWFARYMLANVHRELGEFEEAESGLKSVLEERPSEFGVLMSLLQCYTEHAWRCVETGLFGQAVRCAISAVETAVRVGKISPQAFNMWKSVGDACSIFTWVQNSINDFPSAEVQELLNTSAEQSMFEVLADVDLVSLGSLDTDGTNDPASPPEPLVAAILAYKRAVRSASHDVHAQAVAWYNLGWAEQRAHASSAAKAAKRYLTTAVRCFKRAIELEAGNPELWNALGVVTTTLNPKVAQHSFVRSLHLNELNAKVWANLGVLYLLQNDIELAHQSFGRAQSTDPEYAHAWVGEGIIALMTGNTKEALNHFTHAAEISDSASLITKRQYSVSSFDYLLSAEGASNDLTKIIQPIFALEQLRNQAPKDLPYRHLATLFLERVSNHVAAIETLTELSDTAEADYEASESLSALARYALAKSDLSRNQLATSDFSNAAENAATALDLSSDADSSGLDAEARRKLRLSCHLTAGLAQYYLKDMPESVTMFKAALLESENDPDVVCSLVQVLWAQGGQDEKDVARQQLFDAAERHPEHIGVITLLGAIAALDNDTDTANAVRDDLLHLRTKEGVSSTSKDLQGIESLLAAIAGLFGGQNSEEALVTEAQTAILLKPDDSQAWSQLAALSGEDHAAQMALKTAMQAVPPYGELEAGGLAQAFAGTGTVGDAQRAMFLAPWEKEGWEAMRRALE, from the coding sequence ATGTTGGCCAAGGCTGCGCTCAAAGCAGCAAAACTTGCGCTCGACAACAAGCAGTATGACCTGGCAATCGAGCACGCAAACTCGGTGCTTTGTTCGGATCCTCAAAACCACTTTGCACGGCTCTTCTTGGGTCGAGCCCTCGAGAAGCAGGGCAAATATGATGAGGCCGCGAGCATATACCACTCAGCTGCCAAGGCAAAGCCAGACGATTCCCAGGCGTGGCAAGGGCTCGTGAGTGTCTACAAAGCTCAAGGCTCAAAAAAGGTAGACGATTATCGCGAAGCAGCAGTCAAGGTTGCGGAGCATTTCATCAATTCCGATGACATCAACCGGGCACAGTCGACTGTGGATGAGCTCACGGCTTTTACCAAGCAGTATGGCACTTCAGCACATAACAAAAAAGTGCTTGAGGTGATGCTGCCAGGAAGCTCAATTTACGATGCTTTGGAGGGACGTATACCTCGTGCTTCGCACACGCTGACGCGGCTCATCGAAATCACCGAGACGGAAGAGGCAGAACGCATCAAGAAGGAGATTAACGAACGCCGGACACGAATAGGCGCAAAAGTTGGTCAAGTCACTGTTGAAGTGAAGCGAGAAGTCTTCACAAACAGCGATCTTGAAAACCTGTACCAGCAACTGATAAACTGGTCAACTGACGATGAGGTCCGGCGGGAATACGAAGAAAAGTTGCTACAGCGTGCGTATGATACGCTCGTTGTGCTGCCACTCGACCAGAAAGCCGCCAAGCTTGACCAGGTCTTGACGCTCGCAGAGGGCATGGTCATCATACATCATCCTTTTCGCCTTGCTTGGGATCTGGTGCTCGAATCGCGAGACATGGATGATCTGAAAGACCTGGATGCGGGTATATTGCGCGAATATGTTGCACTCTTCGAGAAATCTGGACTCGCACGAATTTTCGAAGGATGGTTGACGAGTGAACTTTCGCCATTTCCACCGGCACCAAAAGCCGAAGGAGACGAACCTGTGAAAGAGATCGCTCCTGAAGATCGACTTTTGCTGTTCACGGAGGGTCTATCAGATGCCGAGCAATCGCCTTTCGCGCACCGACTTGTGGGTGACTATTACCTGCATTTGGAGGAGCATGCAAGTGCTGCGGATACAGCCAGGAACGGGCTTAAGGTCGCTCAGATTGAGAGCAATAAGCTTGGTCTTGGTTTGCAAAACACACGCGACGCTCTCAATGCTGTGCTCGGGACCTCTCTTGTTCATCATCAAGCGCCACGAAATCATCCGGAGGCAAAGCGACTGTTCGAGGACATTCTTCAACGGAAGCCCAAGTTCACTTCAGCACTCATTGGTCTGGGCCTGATTCTTGAGGAGACCGAGGACTACCAGGATGCCATCAATTTCTTTTTGCGAGCTCTTGAAGAAGACAAGGGCAACGTGCGCGTGGGTACGGAACTTGCTTGGTGTAGGGCACTAAGCAGCGACTATGCACAGGCGCTCAAGGAACTTGAGGACTTCCTGCAGATGATGAGGGCTGATGACCCGCGAACAAGAGACCTCCGTGCACTGACAATATATCGGATTGGCGTTTGTCTTTGGGAGTCGGACACATCCAAAGCTGCACGCAAGGACCGTAATCGTGGCTACAGCCGTTTTCTGTCCGCGATCAAGACGAATGTCAACTTCGCGCCTGCGTACACAAAGCTCGGCATATATTACAACGATTATGCCAAAGATAGGAAACGTGCCCGCCAGTGCTTCCAGAAGGCATTCGAGCTCTTTGCgggagaagtcgaagccgCGGAACGACTGGCACAACTGTTCGCCGACCAAGGAGATTGGGATATCGTGGAGGTGGTTGCACAGCGCGTCGTTGACTCAGGGAAGGCACGGCCGCCGCCagggtcgaagaagaagggcatcaGCTGGCCGTATTCTGCACTTGGTGTCGTGCAAATGAACAAGCAAGAATACCAGCAAGCTATCGTATCTTTCCTCGCTGCGCTACGAATTAGTCCCGACGATTACCAGTCCTATGTCGGACTGGGTGAAAGTTACCACAACTCCGGCAGATACAACTCCGCGTTGAGGACCTTCACGTATGCACTCGATCCGCATGATGACACGAAGCTCAAAATCAATGGAGAGACATGGTTCGCCCGATACATGCTGGCCAATGTTCACAGAGAACTTGGAGAgtttgaagaagcagaatctGGGCTGAAGAGTGTGCTGGAGGAACGCCCCTCAGAATTTGGTGTGCTCATGTCTTTGCTTCAATGCTACACTGAGCATGCATGGAGATGTGTAGAAACGGGTCTCTTCGGCCAAGCAGTGCGTTGCGCCATCAGTGCTGTTGAAACGGCCGTGAGAGTGGGCAAGATTTCACCGCAGGCCTTCAACATGTGGAAGTCGGTGGGAGATGCATGCTCAATCTTTACTTGGGTACAAAACAGCATCAACGACTTCCCCTCGGCCGAAGTGCAGGAATTGCTCAACACATCTGCTGAGCAAAGCATGTTTGAAGTTCTTGCCGACGTTGATCTGGTGTCTCTGGGTTCGCTCGATACCGACGGCACAAATGACCCGGCATCGCCTCCGGAGCCTCTCGTAGCAGCGATTTTGGCATACAAGAGAGCAGTTCGCTCGGCATCTCACGATGTACACGCCCAGGCAGTGGCTTGGTACAACCTGGGCTGGGCGGAGCAGCGAGCTCATGCCAGCAGTGCTGCAAAGGCCGCGAAGCGCTACCTGACCACCGCTGTCAGGTGTTTCAAACGCGCCATCGAGCTTGAGGCCGGGAACCCCGAACTGTGGAATGCCCTTGGTGTGGTCACTACAACACTGAATCCAAAGGTAGCACAGCACTCGTTCGTGCGATCTCTCCACCTTAATGAGCTCAACGCCAAAGTGTGGGCGAATCTGGGAGTTCTGTATCTGCTACAGAATGACATTGAACTCGCTCATCAATCATTCGGCCGAGCACAGAGTACTGATCCGGAGTATGCTCACGCATGGGTCGGCGAGGGAATCATTGCTCTCATGACCGGCAACACAAAAGAAGCATTGAACCACTTCACACACGCTGCCGAGATCTCAGATTCAGCTTCGCTCATCACTAAGCGCCAGTATTCTGTGTCCAGCTTCGACTACCTGCTCTCAGCAGAGGGTGCGTCGAACGACCTCACAAAAATCATACAGCCCATTTTCGCACTCGAGCAGCTACGGAACCAAGCTCCTAAGGACCTCCCTTACCGTCATCTCGCAACTTTGTTCCTGGAACGAGTTAGTAACCACGTTGCCGCCATCGAGACATTGACAGAACTCAGCGATACCGCAGAAGCAGACTATGAAGCCAGTGAATCACTCTCGGCACTGGCACGATACGCGCTCGCGAAATCCGATCTTTCAAGGAATCAATTAGCCACTTCAGACTTTTCCAATGCAGCAGAGAACGCCGCAACAGCCCTCGACCTCTCCTCCGATGCCGATAGCAGCGGCCTCGATGCAGAGGCCAGGCGCAAATTGCGACTCTCTTGCCACTTGACAGCAGGTCTTGCACAGTACTACCTCAAAGACATGCCTGAAAGCGTTACGATGTTCAAAGCCGCTCTCCTAGAAAGCGAAAACGACCCAGACGTCGTCTGCTCTCTCGTCCAAGTCCTCTGGGCGCAAGGCGGACAAGATGAAAAAGACGTTGCGCGCCAGCAGCTCTTCGATGCGGCGGAGCGTCATCCCGAACACATCGGAGTCATTACACTCCTCGGTGCCATAGCTGCGCTTGATAACGATACTGACACGGCGAATGCTGTGCGAGATGATTTACTACACCTCCGCACGAAAGAAGGTGTTTCAAGTACCAGCAAAGATTTACAAGGCATTGAATCTTTGCTGGCCGCCATCGCTGGTCTGTTTGGAGGGCAGAACTCAGAAGAGGCACTTGTGACCGAGGCCCAGACAGCTATTCTGCTCAAACCTGATGATTCCCAAGCTTGGTCGCAACTTGCTGCTTTGTCTGGAGAAGACCATGCTGCACAGATGGCTTTAAAGACAGCTATGCAGGCTGTGCCGCCATACGGAGAGCTAGAGGCGGGTGGTTTGGCTCAAGCTTTTGCTGGAACAGGGACTGTGGGAGATGCACAGCGAGCGATGTTCTTGGCGCCCTGGGAGAAAGAAGGTTGGGAGGCGATGAGGAGAGCTTTGGAGTGA
- a CDS encoding uncharacterized protein (MEROPS:MER0036114): MPFATVNGHAIQYVESGQVGYNVQEDKLPIVCIHGLGSSQNYYMPVVPYLEGHRVVALTTYGAAESKSKGEKLSLVDMAEDVISLMDHLKIPKAIVAGHSMGGPMALTVAARHPDRVVGVVAIGPVNPSSIKAEMFTARIETVTKDGMEPLANTVPKAATGSNSTPLQRAFIRELILGQEPKSYAMHCEAIINMKDPGFSSMTTPVVILAGEEDQSAPLAGCQFIHDNLGSKQKELKVYSKVGHWHCIEVPEQVGKDILEFAAKLA; this comes from the exons ATGCCATTCGCCACAGTCAATGGCCATGCTATCCAGTATGTCGAAAGCGGGCAGGTAGGGTACAACGTGCAAGAAGACAAGCTACCGATTGTCTGCATACACGGATTGGGAAGCTCGCAGAATTATTACATGCCAGTCGTGCCGTACCTGGAAGGTCACAGAGTCGTCGCGCTCACCACATATGGAGCGGCGGAATCGAAGTCGAAAGGAGAGAAATTGAGCTTGGTGGATATGGCGGAAGACGTGATAAGCTTGATGGACCATCTTAAGATTCCAAAAGCTATCGTGGCTGGACATTCCATGGGCGGACCAATGGCACTGACTGTTGCGGCGCGGCATCCAGACAGAGTCGTCGGCGTTGTCGCGATCGGACCTGTAAACCCATCCTCTATCAAAGCAGAGATGTTTACTGCGAGGATCGAGACTGTCACTAAAG ATGGCATGGAGCCATTAGCAAACACTGTTCCGAAGGCTGCCACGGGCTCAAACAGCACGCCTCTCCAGCGAGCTTTCATTCGCGAACTCATCCTTGGCCAAGAACCCAAGTCGTACGCGATGCACTGTGAAGCTATCATCAACATGAAGGATCCCGGATTCTCTTCCATGACTACGCCTGTCGTTATCCTGGCAGGCGAGGAGGACCAGTCCGCACCATTGGCTGGTTGTCAGTTCATCCACGATAACCTTGGCAGCAAGCAGAAGGAGCTCAAAGTGTATAGCAAGGTGGGACATTGGCATTGTATTGAGGTTCCTGAGCAGGTCGGCAAGGACATTCTTGAATTTGCGGCGAAGCTCGCGTGA